From Pectobacterium carotovorum, one genomic window encodes:
- the rbfA gene encoding 30S ribosome-binding factor RbfA: protein MAKEFSRTQRVAQEMQKEIAIIIQREVKDPRIGMATVSGVEVSRDLAYAKVFVTFLNDNEPEQVQTAIKALQDASGFIRTLVGKAMRLRVVPALTFSYDNSLVEGMRMSNLVTNVVRNDTERRSVTGEDQED, encoded by the coding sequence ATGGCAAAAGAATTCAGCCGCACCCAGCGCGTTGCGCAGGAAATGCAAAAAGAAATCGCCATTATCATTCAGCGTGAAGTGAAAGATCCGCGTATCGGCATGGCGACCGTATCCGGTGTAGAAGTGTCTCGCGATCTGGCGTATGCCAAGGTTTTTGTGACCTTCCTGAATGATAACGAACCAGAGCAAGTCCAAACGGCAATTAAAGCACTGCAGGATGCGTCTGGTTTTATTCGTACTCTGGTTGGTAAAGCCATGCGCCTGCGTGTTGTCCCGGCACTCACATTTTCCTACGACAACTCGTTGGTTGAAGGGATGAGAATGTCCAATTTAGTGACCAATGTGGTCAGAAACGATACGGAACGTCGTTCTGTTACGGGCGAAGATCAGGAGGATTAA
- the rimP gene encoding ribosome maturation factor RimP, with the protein MSTLEQKLTEMISAPVAALGYELVGIEFIRSRQSTLRIYIDSEDGITVDDCADVSHQVSAVLDVEDPITVAYNLEVSSPGLERPLFTAEHYLRFIGEEVAVVLRMAVQNRRKWLGVIKAVDGEMITITVEGKDEVFALSNIQKANLVPHF; encoded by the coding sequence TTGTCCACATTAGAGCAAAAATTAACAGAGATGATTTCAGCACCCGTGGCCGCATTAGGCTACGAATTAGTTGGGATTGAGTTCATCCGCAGTCGCCAATCGACACTGCGTATCTATATTGATAGTGAAGATGGCATCACTGTTGATGATTGTGCTGATGTCAGCCACCAGGTCAGTGCGGTATTGGACGTCGAAGATCCAATCACTGTCGCCTATAACCTGGAAGTTTCGTCTCCAGGGCTTGAGCGTCCCTTATTCACGGCAGAACACTATCTGCGTTTCATCGGTGAAGAGGTGGCAGTGGTGCTGCGTATGGCAGTCCAGAATCGCCGTAAATGGTTGGGTGTAATCAAAGCTGTTGACGGCGAAATGATCACCATAACAGTGGAAGGCAAAGATGAAGTATTCGCGCTGAGCAACATCCAGAAAGCGAATCTTGTACCCCACTTTTAA
- a CDS encoding lysozyme: protein MANIPETINEAGLDLIKSFEGLKLTKYLDTAGRWTIGYGHLILPHENFDNGITLQEADLLLRQDLKTAETGVQHYVKVDLNENQFGALTSFTYNLGVENLEESTLLRLLNQGNYSAAAAQFPRWDKDGEQVVEGLLRRREAEKTLFLQPVTLE from the coding sequence ATGGCTAACATTCCTGAAACGATCAATGAAGCTGGTCTCGATCTCATTAAGAGCTTTGAAGGATTAAAATTAACAAAATATCTCGATACCGCAGGCAGATGGACCATTGGGTATGGGCATTTAATACTGCCACATGAAAATTTTGATAACGGCATTACCCTTCAAGAAGCCGACTTACTGTTACGTCAGGACTTAAAGACAGCGGAAACCGGTGTACAACATTATGTGAAAGTCGATCTTAATGAAAATCAATTTGGGGCACTAACGTCATTCACCTATAACCTGGGTGTAGAAAACCTGGAGGAATCGACATTATTACGCCTGCTTAACCAGGGTAACTATTCCGCCGCTGCTGCTCAGTTTCCACGCTGGGACAAAGATGGTGAACAGGTTGTAGAAGGGCTTCTACGTCGTAGAGAAGCAGAAAAAACACTTTTCCTACAACCCGTTACACTAGAATAA
- the truB gene encoding tRNA pseudouridine(55) synthase TruB, whose product MSRPRRRGRDIHGVLLLDKPQGVSSNDVLQKVKRIFNANRAGHTGALDPLATGMLPICLGEATKFSQYLLDSDKRYRVIARLGQRTDTSDADGNVIEERAIGFSATELEQALEGFRGTTQQVPSMYSALKYQGRKLYEYARQGLTVPREAREITVYELQFIRWEGDELELEIHCSKGTYIRTIIDDLGEKLGCGAHVIYLRRLQVATYPIERMVTLEQLAALVEQAQAQELSPSLSLDPLLMPMESPVIDFPEVNLTPVVAGYLKLGQPVQAANAPLNGMVRITEGDAHKFIGMGEIDSDGRVAPRRLVVEFPE is encoded by the coding sequence ATGAGTCGTCCTCGTCGCCGCGGCCGTGATATACACGGCGTATTGCTATTAGATAAGCCGCAGGGCGTGTCGTCTAATGATGTTTTGCAGAAGGTAAAACGGATTTTTAACGCCAATAGAGCGGGCCATACGGGGGCGTTGGATCCATTAGCCACCGGTATGTTGCCGATTTGCCTTGGGGAAGCGACGAAATTTTCCCAATACCTGTTGGATTCTGATAAACGCTACCGTGTTATTGCCCGCCTTGGGCAACGAACCGACACCTCTGATGCCGACGGTAACGTGATTGAAGAACGTGCGATTGGTTTTTCTGCTACGGAACTGGAGCAGGCGCTGGAAGGCTTTCGTGGTACCACGCAGCAAGTGCCATCGATGTACTCTGCGCTGAAATACCAAGGGCGTAAGCTGTATGAATATGCCCGCCAGGGGCTGACGGTTCCGCGTGAAGCGCGTGAAATTACCGTGTACGAACTGCAGTTCATTCGCTGGGAAGGCGATGAGCTGGAGCTGGAGATCCACTGTTCGAAAGGGACATACATCCGAACCATTATTGACGATTTGGGCGAAAAGCTGGGCTGTGGCGCGCATGTGATTTACCTGCGGCGTTTGCAGGTGGCCACGTATCCTATCGAAAGAATGGTGACGCTGGAGCAGTTAGCTGCGTTGGTCGAGCAGGCTCAGGCGCAAGAACTCTCGCCTTCACTGAGTCTCGATCCGCTTCTCATGCCGATGGAAAGCCCAGTCATTGATTTTCCTGAAGTGAATTTGACACCCGTTGTTGCTGGTTATTTGAAACTGGGACAGCCTGTTCAGGCCGCGAATGCGCCGCTGAACGGCATGGTGAGAATTACCGAAGGCGACGCGCACAAGTTCATCGGTATGGGTGAGATCGACAGCGATGGCCGCGTTGCGCCGCGGCGTCTGGTTGTTGAGTTTCCGGAGTAA
- a CDS encoding DUF2589 domain-containing protein, whose protein sequence is MSLKNWITWGNKKSERINDSQEKNPHSTLNDQVTSSRTVTLADIAQGMQHAATAANQFIAHQYQKTLDPFFERDSDGTLIPKTVAIQLDSQHHVALPLVALSTPRGLMLEKMKVQMTVRADAVSKDEIAPSLDDYNISNFHVSISPSGKNTKGRNSQHVDIEMQFTALEPPESIMRLIDEYTNLVLPQITQEEKNNG, encoded by the coding sequence ATGTCATTAAAAAATTGGATTACATGGGGAAATAAAAAATCAGAGCGTATTAATGACTCTCAGGAGAAAAATCCTCATTCCACACTAAACGATCAAGTTACATCATCAAGGACGGTAACATTAGCAGATATTGCCCAAGGTATGCAGCATGCTGCCACCGCAGCCAATCAGTTTATTGCTCATCAATATCAAAAAACGCTTGATCCTTTTTTTGAACGTGACTCCGATGGAACGTTAATCCCAAAGACGGTTGCAATTCAACTCGATTCCCAACACCACGTCGCACTGCCACTGGTTGCCCTATCGACTCCAAGAGGATTGATGCTGGAAAAAATGAAAGTGCAGATGACAGTGAGAGCCGATGCGGTCAGCAAGGACGAAATAGCCCCATCTTTAGACGATTACAACATCAGCAATTTTCACGTCAGTATCTCACCTTCAGGCAAAAATACAAAAGGAAGGAATAGTCAGCACGTCGATATAGAAATGCAGTTCACTGCGCTCGAACCTCCGGAAAGCATCATGCGGTTAATTGATGAATATACCAATCTCGTTCTTCCCCAAATAACACAAGAGGAAAAAAATAATGGCTAA
- the rpsO gene encoding 30S ribosomal protein S15: MSLSVEAKAKIVADFGRGTNDSGSTEVQVALLTAQINHLQGHFSEHKKDHHSRRGLLRMVSQRRKLLDYLKRKDVARYTSLIERLGLRR, translated from the coding sequence ATGTCTCTAAGTGTTGAAGCTAAAGCTAAAATCGTAGCAGACTTCGGTCGTGGCACTAACGATAGTGGTTCTACTGAAGTTCAGGTTGCTTTGCTGACTGCGCAGATCAACCATCTGCAAGGCCACTTTTCTGAGCACAAAAAAGATCACCACAGCCGTCGTGGTCTGCTGCGTATGGTTTCTCAGCGTCGTAAGCTGCTGGACTACCTGAAGCGTAAAGATGTAGCACGTTACACCAGTCTGATCGAGCGTCTGGGTCTGCGTCGCTAA
- the infB gene encoding translation initiation factor IF-2 produces the protein MTDVTVKSLAAEIQTPVDRLIQQFADAGMTKSASDSVTQHEKETLLAHLNRDRGNAQGKLTLQRKTRSTLNVPSTGGKSKSVQIEVRKTRTYVKRDPIDAQQAEEEEQARREAEEQAQRAAEEQAKREAELREAAEKAKRAADEQAKREAAEKAKRDVAEKEKVTNQQNENMTKPAQAEKAKREAEAAELKRKAEEAARLKVEEEARRIAEEARRMAEENAGRWEAESAKPEESADYHVTTSHHAREAEDENDRQVEGERRSRSRAGKVTKQKKGNRQSESKADREEARAVTRGGKGKRKPSSLQQSFNKPAQAVNRDVVIGETVTVAELANKMAVKGSQVIKVMMKLGAMATINQVIDQETAQLVAEEMGHKVILRRENELEEAVMSDRDTGVAAESRAPVVTIMGHVDHGKTSLLDYIRSTKVAAGEAGGITQHIGAYHVETDNGMITFLDTPGHAAFTAMRARGAQATDIVVLVVAADDGVMPQTIEAIQHAKAAQVPVVVAVNKIDKPDSDPDRVKTELSQYGIMPEEWGGESQFVHVSAKAGTGIDELLDAILLQAEVLELKAVRSGMANGVVIESFLDKGRGPVATVLVREGTLNKGDIVLCGFEYGRVRAMRDELGREITSAGPSIPVEILGLSGVPAAGDEATVVRDEKKAREVALYRQGKFREVKLARQQKSKLENMFANMTEGEVSELNIVLKSDVQGSCEAISDSLQKLSTDEVKVKIVGSGVGGITETDATLAAASNAIILGFNVRADASARRVVEAESLDLRYYSVIYDLIDEVKQAMSGMLAPEYKQEIIGLAEVRDVFKSPKFGAIAGCMVTEGIVKRHNKIRVLRDNVVIYEGELESLRRFKDDVNEVRNGMECGIGVKNYNDVRPGDMIEVFETIEIKRTIA, from the coding sequence ATGACAGATGTAACCGTAAAATCGCTGGCCGCAGAGATTCAAACTCCGGTTGACCGCCTGATACAGCAGTTTGCTGATGCGGGAATGACCAAGTCTGCATCGGACTCTGTGACCCAGCATGAAAAAGAAACATTATTGGCGCACCTAAACCGCGATCGCGGTAATGCGCAGGGTAAACTGACGCTGCAACGTAAAACGCGCAGCACGTTAAATGTCCCTAGCACTGGCGGTAAAAGTAAGTCGGTGCAGATCGAAGTCCGCAAGACACGCACTTATGTAAAACGCGATCCGATTGATGCCCAACAGGCGGAAGAGGAAGAGCAGGCACGGCGTGAAGCGGAAGAACAGGCACAACGTGCCGCTGAAGAGCAGGCTAAACGCGAGGCCGAACTGCGCGAAGCTGCTGAGAAAGCGAAACGTGCTGCCGACGAGCAAGCCAAACGTGAAGCCGCTGAAAAAGCTAAGCGTGATGTAGCGGAAAAAGAAAAAGTGACGAACCAACAAAACGAAAATATGACCAAGCCGGCTCAGGCCGAGAAAGCGAAGCGCGAAGCTGAAGCTGCCGAACTTAAGCGTAAAGCGGAAGAAGCGGCACGTCTGAAAGTTGAAGAAGAAGCCCGTCGCATTGCTGAAGAAGCCCGTCGTATGGCCGAAGAGAATGCCGGACGTTGGGAAGCGGAAAGCGCTAAACCTGAAGAGTCTGCCGATTATCATGTGACGACGTCTCATCATGCCCGTGAAGCGGAAGATGAAAATGACCGTCAGGTTGAAGGCGAACGCCGCAGCCGCAGCCGTGCTGGCAAAGTGACCAAGCAGAAGAAAGGCAATCGCCAGTCTGAGTCTAAGGCTGACCGCGAAGAAGCGCGTGCGGTTACCCGTGGTGGTAAAGGTAAACGTAAGCCAAGCTCCCTGCAGCAGAGCTTCAATAAGCCTGCTCAGGCCGTTAACCGTGATGTTGTAATCGGTGAAACCGTTACCGTTGCTGAACTGGCTAACAAAATGGCAGTGAAAGGCTCTCAGGTCATCAAAGTGATGATGAAACTGGGCGCGATGGCAACGATCAACCAGGTTATCGACCAGGAAACGGCGCAACTTGTTGCCGAAGAGATGGGCCATAAAGTTATCCTGCGTCGTGAGAACGAGCTGGAAGAAGCGGTAATGAGCGACCGTGATACGGGTGTTGCAGCGGAATCCCGTGCGCCAGTCGTGACCATCATGGGCCACGTTGACCACGGTAAAACCTCACTGCTTGACTATATTCGTTCAACCAAGGTCGCAGCGGGTGAAGCGGGTGGCATTACCCAGCACATTGGTGCTTACCACGTTGAAACTGACAACGGTATGATTACGTTCCTGGATACACCGGGACACGCCGCGTTTACCGCAATGCGTGCTCGTGGTGCTCAGGCAACAGATATCGTGGTACTGGTTGTCGCAGCAGATGATGGCGTGATGCCTCAGACCATCGAAGCTATCCAGCATGCGAAAGCGGCTCAGGTTCCGGTTGTTGTTGCAGTCAACAAAATCGATAAGCCTGACTCTGATCCGGATCGTGTGAAAACTGAACTGTCTCAGTACGGCATCATGCCGGAAGAGTGGGGCGGCGAATCTCAGTTTGTCCACGTATCCGCTAAAGCTGGTACCGGCATCGACGAACTGCTGGATGCGATTCTGTTGCAGGCCGAAGTTCTGGAACTGAAAGCGGTCCGTAGCGGCATGGCGAACGGCGTTGTGATCGAATCCTTCCTGGATAAAGGTCGTGGCCCGGTTGCAACCGTACTGGTACGTGAAGGTACGCTGAATAAAGGCGATATCGTTCTGTGCGGCTTCGAATATGGCCGTGTCCGTGCGATGCGTGATGAATTAGGTCGTGAAATTACGTCCGCGGGTCCTTCTATTCCTGTAGAGATTCTCGGTCTGTCCGGTGTACCTGCCGCAGGTGACGAAGCGACAGTGGTTCGTGATGAGAAGAAAGCGCGCGAAGTGGCCTTGTATCGTCAGGGTAAATTCCGTGAAGTTAAACTGGCTCGTCAGCAGAAGTCTAAACTGGAAAACATGTTTGCCAACATGACGGAAGGTGAAGTTTCTGAACTGAACATCGTGCTGAAATCTGACGTTCAGGGTTCTTGCGAAGCGATTTCCGATTCACTGCAGAAACTGTCTACTGATGAAGTGAAAGTGAAGATTGTCGGTTCCGGTGTGGGCGGTATCACAGAAACGGACGCCACGCTGGCAGCGGCATCGAATGCGATTATCCTTGGCTTTAACGTGCGTGCAGACGCATCAGCTCGCCGCGTAGTTGAAGCGGAAAGCCTGGATCTGCGTTATTACTCCGTCATCTATGATCTGATCGACGAAGTGAAACAGGCGATGAGCGGTATGTTGGCGCCTGAATACAAGCAAGAGATCATCGGTCTGGCCGAAGTACGTGATGTCTTTAAATCACCGAAATTTGGCGCTATCGCCGGTTGTATGGTGACTGAAGGTATCGTTAAGCGTCACAACAAGATCCGTGTACTGCGTGACAACGTGGTGATCTATGAAGGTGAGCTGGAATCTCTGCGCCGCTTCAAAGATGACGTTAACGAAGTCCGTAACGGCATGGAATGTGGTATCGGCGTGAAGAACTACAACGACGTTCGCCCTGGCGATATGATCGAAGTCTTTGAAACGATTGAGATCAAACGTACGATCGCGTAA
- a CDS encoding response regulator transcription factor, which produces MNVVVIDKSPVFIQGLSIGLNDFMHDVNVIGVNDIDEVWSCLDGMSQVFILLNCNKESGEYSFFLETLHEKYIGVSVIIMVDVIERHILNNYLKHHVMGVVLKTSPVDSIAQALKTVSMGMVCLPDDGVIYEGWSVDNSVKGKLSERQHEVLQLIASGASNKQISRTLNISAGTVKSHLESIFRRLNVRNRTQAAIVLLEEERR; this is translated from the coding sequence GTGAATGTTGTTGTTATTGATAAGTCCCCTGTTTTCATTCAAGGGTTATCCATTGGACTGAATGACTTTATGCACGATGTCAATGTTATTGGCGTGAATGACATTGATGAAGTGTGGTCTTGCCTTGACGGAATGAGTCAGGTTTTTATTTTGCTAAATTGTAATAAAGAAAGTGGGGAGTATAGTTTTTTCCTTGAAACGCTGCATGAGAAATACATTGGCGTCAGTGTAATTATTATGGTGGATGTTATTGAAAGACATATTTTGAATAACTATCTGAAACACCATGTTATGGGTGTCGTTCTTAAAACATCGCCCGTTGATTCTATTGCTCAGGCATTAAAAACCGTATCGATGGGTATGGTCTGTTTACCGGATGATGGCGTGATCTATGAAGGGTGGAGTGTCGACAACAGTGTAAAAGGCAAACTGAGTGAAAGGCAGCATGAGGTCCTGCAACTGATTGCATCAGGCGCCTCTAATAAACAAATTAGTCGGACATTAAACATCAGTGCAGGAACCGTGAAGTCGCATTTGGAGTCGATTTTCAGGCGACTTAATGTGCGTAACAGAACACAGGCTGCGATTGTACTATTAGAAGAAGAACGAAGATAA
- the nusA gene encoding transcription termination factor NusA: protein MNKEILAVVEAVSNEKAVPREKIFEALETALATATKKKYEQEIDVRVSIDRKTGDFDTFRRWLVVNEVTQPTREITLEAAQFEDPALDVGGYVEDQIESVTFDRITTQTAKQVIVQKVREAERAMVVDQFREQEGEIITGVVKKVNRDNISLEVRPIDGSNTSAEAVIGREDMLPRENFRPGDRIRGVLYSVRPEARGAQLFVSRSRPEMLVELFRIEVPEIGEEVIEIKAAARDPGSRAKIAVKTNDKRIDPVGACVGMRGARVQAVSSELGGERIDIILWDDNPAQFVINAMAPADVVSIVVDEDTCTMDIAVESSNLAQAIGRNGQNVRLASQLLKQHRSDDRWELNVMTVEDLQAKHQAEAHAAIDVFTKHLDIDDEFATVLVEEGFSSLEELAYVPIKELLAIEGLDEETVEALRERAKAALTTLALAHEESLGDGQPAEDLLSLPGLSRELAFKLAAIGVCTLEDLAEQGVDDLTDIEELNDEQAGELIMAARNICWFGDDNE from the coding sequence ATGAACAAAGAGATTCTGGCTGTTGTTGAAGCAGTTTCCAATGAGAAAGCCGTCCCGCGCGAGAAGATTTTTGAAGCGCTGGAAACCGCACTGGCGACAGCGACCAAGAAAAAATACGAGCAGGAAATTGATGTTCGCGTCAGTATCGATCGCAAAACGGGCGATTTTGATACCTTCCGTCGTTGGTTAGTGGTGAATGAAGTCACTCAGCCAACGCGCGAAATCACGCTTGAAGCCGCGCAGTTCGAAGATCCTGCCCTTGATGTTGGCGGTTACGTTGAAGATCAGATCGAATCTGTAACCTTTGACCGTATTACGACGCAAACGGCAAAACAGGTTATCGTGCAGAAAGTTCGTGAAGCTGAACGTGCGATGGTTGTTGATCAGTTCCGTGAGCAAGAAGGCGAGATTATCACCGGTGTCGTGAAGAAGGTGAACCGTGATAATATTTCGCTTGAAGTCAGACCAATCGATGGCTCTAACACCAGCGCAGAAGCGGTAATCGGCCGCGAAGATATGCTGCCTCGTGAGAATTTCCGCCCTGGCGACCGTATTCGTGGCGTACTGTATTCTGTTCGTCCTGAAGCTCGCGGTGCTCAACTGTTTGTCAGCCGTTCCCGTCCGGAAATGCTGGTTGAACTCTTCCGCATTGAAGTGCCAGAAATCGGTGAAGAAGTTATCGAGATTAAGGCTGCGGCCCGCGATCCGGGTTCACGTGCGAAAATTGCAGTGAAGACGAATGACAAGCGTATCGATCCTGTCGGTGCTTGTGTTGGTATGCGTGGCGCACGCGTGCAGGCTGTTTCCAGTGAACTGGGCGGCGAGCGTATTGACATCATTCTGTGGGATGACAACCCTGCACAGTTTGTGATCAATGCCATGGCGCCTGCCGATGTCGTATCGATCGTGGTTGATGAAGATACCTGCACGATGGATATCGCCGTTGAGTCGAGCAACCTGGCTCAGGCGATTGGTCGTAACGGGCAAAACGTACGTTTGGCTTCTCAACTGCTGAAACAGCATCGTTCAGACGACCGTTGGGAACTGAACGTGATGACAGTGGAAGATCTTCAGGCCAAGCATCAGGCTGAAGCACATGCTGCAATCGACGTCTTTACCAAGCACCTTGATATTGATGACGAGTTTGCCACCGTGCTGGTTGAAGAAGGTTTCTCCTCACTTGAAGAACTGGCCTACGTGCCAATCAAGGAATTGCTGGCTATCGAAGGCCTTGATGAAGAAACCGTTGAAGCATTGCGTGAGCGTGCTAAAGCCGCATTAACAACGCTGGCACTGGCGCATGAAGAAAGCCTTGGTGACGGTCAACCTGCTGAAGACTTGCTTAGCTTGCCTGGGCTGTCGCGTGAGTTGGCGTTCAAGCTTGCTGCGATCGGTGTTTGTACGCTGGAAGATCTTGCTGAACAGGGCGTTGACGACCTGACAGATATTGAAGAGCTCAATGATGAGCAAGCGGGCGAATTGATTATGGCCGCACGTAATATCTGTTGGTTTGGCGACGACAACGAATAA
- the pnp gene encoding polyribonucleotide nucleotidyltransferase, translating into MLNPIVRKFQYGQHTVTLETGMMARQATAAVMVSMDDTAVFVTVVGAKNAKPGQSFFPLTVNYQERTYAAGRFPGGFFRREGRPSEGETLISRLIDRPIRPLFPEGFLNEVQVIATVVSVNPQVNPDIVAMIGASAALSLSGIPFSGPIGAARVGYLNDQYVLNPTTDELKESRLDLVVAGTEGAVLMVESEADLLSEDQMLGAVVFGHDQQQVVIENINALVAEAGKPKWEWHAPEVNVSLEQRVQALSEARLGDAYRITEKQERYAQVDVIKADVEAALLAEDDTLNAGEIQEILGNVEKNVVRSRVLAGEPRIDGREKDMIRGLDVRTGVLPRTHGSALFTRGETQALVTATLGTERDAQTIDELTGERTDRFLLHYNFPPYSVGETGMVGSPKRREIGHGRLAKRGVLAVMPKASEFPYTVRVVSEITESNGSSSMASVCGASLALMDAGVPIKSAVAGIAMGLVKEGDNFVVLSDILGDEDHLGDMDFKVAGSREGITALQMDIKIEGITREIMQVALNQAKGARLHILGVMEQAISTPRGDISEFAPRIHTIKISTDKIKDVIGKGGSVIRALTEETGTTIEIEDDGTVKIASTDGEKAKHAIRRIEEITAEIEVGRVYQGKVTRIVDFGAFVAIGGGKEGLVHISQIADKRVEKVTDYLQMGQEVPVKVLEVDRQGRVRLSIKEATAQTQEAATPSSEE; encoded by the coding sequence TTGCTGAATCCGATCGTTCGTAAGTTTCAATATGGTCAGCATACCGTTACGTTAGAGACCGGTATGATGGCACGCCAGGCTACCGCCGCTGTGATGGTAAGCATGGATGACACCGCGGTATTCGTTACCGTTGTCGGCGCGAAAAACGCCAAACCCGGCCAGAGTTTCTTCCCATTAACGGTTAACTATCAGGAGCGTACCTACGCTGCTGGACGTTTCCCGGGTGGTTTTTTCCGCCGTGAAGGTCGTCCAAGCGAAGGCGAAACGCTGATTTCTCGTCTGATCGACCGCCCGATTCGTCCTCTGTTCCCAGAAGGTTTCCTGAATGAAGTTCAGGTAATTGCGACCGTGGTTTCTGTTAACCCACAGGTTAACCCTGACATCGTTGCCATGATTGGTGCCTCTGCGGCGCTGAGCCTGTCCGGTATCCCGTTCAGCGGCCCTATCGGTGCTGCGCGCGTTGGTTACCTGAATGACCAGTATGTCCTGAACCCAACGACGGATGAGCTGAAAGAAAGCCGCCTGGATCTGGTGGTTGCAGGTACAGAAGGCGCGGTTCTGATGGTGGAGTCCGAAGCCGATCTGCTGAGCGAAGATCAGATGCTGGGCGCAGTGGTATTTGGTCACGATCAACAACAGGTTGTGATCGAAAACATCAACGCACTGGTTGCTGAAGCAGGCAAACCGAAGTGGGAATGGCACGCGCCAGAAGTCAATGTTTCTTTAGAACAGCGTGTACAGGCTCTGTCTGAAGCTCGTTTGGGTGACGCTTACCGCATCACTGAAAAACAAGAGCGTTATGCACAAGTTGACGTCATCAAAGCTGACGTTGAAGCCGCTCTGCTGGCAGAAGATGACACGCTGAACGCGGGTGAGATCCAGGAAATCCTGGGCAACGTCGAGAAAAACGTAGTGCGTAGCCGCGTACTGGCTGGCGAACCGCGTATCGATGGCCGTGAAAAAGACATGATTCGTGGTCTGGATGTGCGTACTGGCGTACTGCCGCGTACCCACGGTTCTGCGCTGTTCACCCGTGGTGAAACACAGGCGTTGGTTACTGCTACGCTGGGTACCGAGCGTGATGCGCAGACTATCGACGAGCTGACCGGTGAACGTACCGATCGCTTCCTGCTGCACTATAACTTCCCTCCGTACTCTGTTGGTGAAACCGGTATGGTTGGTTCACCTAAGCGTCGTGAAATCGGTCACGGTCGTCTGGCTAAGCGTGGCGTATTGGCCGTTATGCCGAAGGCGAGCGAGTTCCCGTACACCGTACGTGTGGTGTCTGAAATCACGGAATCCAACGGTTCTTCCTCCATGGCGTCTGTCTGCGGTGCTTCTCTGGCACTGATGGATGCGGGCGTGCCGATCAAATCAGCCGTTGCGGGTATCGCGATGGGTCTGGTGAAAGAAGGCGACAACTTTGTTGTTCTGTCTGACATTCTGGGTGACGAAGACCACCTGGGCGATATGGACTTCAAAGTGGCCGGTAGCCGTGAAGGTATCACCGCACTGCAGATGGATATCAAGATCGAAGGGATTACCCGTGAGATCATGCAGGTTGCTTTGAATCAGGCCAAAGGTGCACGTTTGCACATTCTGGGCGTGATGGAACAGGCAATCAGCACGCCGCGTGGCGATATCTCTGAATTCGCACCACGTATTCACACCATCAAAATCAGCACCGATAAGATCAAAGATGTCATCGGTAAAGGTGGTTCTGTGATTCGTGCGCTGACGGAAGAAACCGGCACCACGATTGAAATCGAAGACGATGGTACTGTGAAGATCGCTTCAACCGACGGCGAAAAAGCGAAACACGCGATTCGTCGTATTGAAGAGATCACTGCCGAAATCGAAGTTGGCCGCGTGTATCAGGGTAAAGTTACCCGCATCGTTGACTTTGGTGCTTTCGTCGCCATCGGCGGCGGCAAAGAAGGTCTGGTGCATATTTCTCAGATCGCCGACAAGCGCGTAGAGAAAGTGACTGACTACCTGCAAATGGGTCAGGAAGTACCGGTCAAGGTTCTGGAAGTTGATCGTCAGGGCCGCGTGCGCTTAAGCATCAAAGAAGCAACTGCGCAAACTCAGGAAGCGGCAACCCCGTCTTCTGAGGAATAA